TCCGAAATCTATATTTTAATTATGCATGATATAAAAAACTATCGAGTTAGCGAAAATAATAATATACAACTCACAGTAATTTTACATGAAATCGGTAAAAAAAAATACTCCTTGACACATATTACTATGCAATGTATAGTAATATGTGTCAGGAGGTATATTATGGATTCACAATTAAAAAAAGGGTTGTTGGAATATTGTATTTTAGCCATTTTAAAGAAATCAGATTCCTATGGCTATCAAATCATCAAAGATTTGTCTAACGTGATAACAATTTCCGAATCAACATTATATCCAATCTTGAAACGTTTAGAAACGAAAGAAGAGTTGGAAACATATTCAATGGAACATAATAGCCGCTTAAGAAAATACTATCGAATTACTGATGTTGGTAGGGACAAAATAAAGTCCTTTATTCAAGAATGGGATGAAGTGATGCAAGTGTATCATTTTATTGAAAAGGGGGAGCAAAATGAATAAACAAGAATTTTTGTATCAATTAGAAGAAGGTTTGATTCGCTTGGAGGAATCAGAAAAAATCAATTTATTCTTTATTATGATGAATTGATTGAAGACTACCTAGAAGATGGAGCCAGTGAAGCAGAGGCGGTAAGCAAGTTGGGAAAACCTTCAAGAATCGCAAGTAAGATTTTAGAAGAAGCGTTTGAAGAGCGGAGTTTTCAAAAGAAAAAACTAAGTCCGTGGATGGTGGTTTTACTGATTATTGGTTTTCCTTTATGGGGCAGTATTTTGTTAACAGCTATTTTACTTATTTTATCCGCCTATATTATTATTTGGTGTCTACCTTTTACAACGGGAATGTTTGCGGTACTCGGCTTAGGAGCATCAATATTTAGTATCTGTGCTAGTTTTTTCGCTATACAAGATGGAGTCTACATTGCAGTTACACAAATGGGTATCAGTATTTTTGTTTTAGGCTTAGCGTTGCTTAGTGGTTTAGCAACCTTGAATCTAGCCAATCATTTTATCAAAGCATCGAAGCGATTCTCAGGAAAAATATTCGGTCTGTTTGAGGGAAGGGGATTATCGTTATGACGAATAAAAAATCATTATTTAAAATTGGGCTTAGTTTAACTATTTTAGGTTTTGCGATCGCTATGATCGGTTTTGCTCTATCTGGTGGGCAAGTTGATAAATATAAATTTGAAGAACATTCATGGTATCGTACATTCTATTTTGAACTATGATATTTTAATAAGAAGCTGAAACATTGGATGGAGAAATCTCTGACGAATGTTTCTTTTTTTTATCAATCAAAAAGTAGTCCTAATGCAGTGAGAAAAACTCAGACTTTAAGCCGATAAAATGAAGCGGTTGCTTTGTTATAATTAATATGAATAAGAGCAAGTTTGTTTAATGAATCTTTTTTCTATGGGGAGTAGAGGCGAGTGGTATGAATAAGCAAGTCAAAGAACAAGCCATAAGCAACAATGGAATCGATTTAATAAAGTACGCTGCGGCGATTTTAATTATTTGTTTTCACTGTGAACGAGTGATTCAAGATCCAATGGTGCATCATTTGTTTAAAAATGTATTATGTCGGATTGCTGTACCGTTTTTCTTTATTTCATCTAGTTACTTTGTTAGACGAGGACAAAATGGTTCGTCGGGTTATCTGAAACGTTATTTGCAATCATCTATTAAATCATATTTGTTTTGGAGCTTGATTTATCTGCCGATTGGTTTTATGTGGATTCAAGAAAATTATACGCTTGGACCTGAATTATATCCTGTAGCATTGCTAACAGGCTTGCTGTATACAGGGACTTACTATCATCTTTGGTGCATACCGGCTATGATCTTTGGTATGGTCATCGCTCACTGGCTAATCAAGAAAACAGGCTATTTTCCGTTATTCATATTAACGTTTATATTATATCTTTTTGGTTCATTAGAAACGTACTATGGCTATATCAATAATGAACAGTTGCAATTATTTTTTGATCAGTATCTGACTATTTTTATTACAACTCGCAATGGTTTGTTTTTTGCCTTAGTATTTGTGGCAGTGGGATATTTCCTATGGGATTATCGTGAAAAAATAGCTAGGTTTCACAAGCAGTTTAAATTTTTAGTGGTTTTTACTGGGCTAATATTAGTGTGGGAAGGGTTGATTGTTTACGCTAATATGGGGATCGACAAAAACTTTATGTGGTCACTAATACCATTTACAGCAGTCTTCTTTTGTTGGAGTTTAACGTGGCAAGTAAAACTTAAGACGGACTTTAAGCATTTGAGGGAATTAGGGAAATATTATTTTTTCATCCATCCATTATGTATTTTGTGGACAGCCAATTTAGTTAACAGCTATGATTTTTTTGCAAATGCTTGGCTGCAACTAATTGTCACAATTGTAGCTACTCATTTATTGAGCTCACTCGTGATTATATTTAACCAGCAACTTCCGTATTACTATTTCGATTTGCAATTGATGCTTAGAGTCAATCGAAGTTATATCCAAAAATTGGTTTAGAAGTGGATGTTTAGCACGAAAAGATAAGACTGAGACAAAACGAAATAAGTTTTGTCTCAGCTTTTCTATTTAAGTCAAGTGAACGCCTTTATCCACATAAATAATATCGCCTACGATACCAGCCGCTAATTCGCTGACTAAAAAGGCACAAGTATTCCCTACTTCTTCGATTGTAACACCTGCTTTATCCGGTGTACGATCCTCTGAGAGCTTGATCAATTGATCGTAATCTTTTACGCCAGTCACTGCAAGGGTTTTAATAGCACCTGCTGAAATACCATTTACACGAATCTTATCAACTGCAAATTCATAGGCTAAATATTTTACCGCAGTTTCTAAAGAAGCTTTGGCAATGCCCATCATATTGTAATTTGGAATTGCTCTTTCAGAGCCTAGGTAAGTCATTGTCACGATTCCAGATCCTGGGTTTAATAATGGTTTAGCATAATGAGCCACAGCTAATAGAGAGTAACTGCTGATGTCTTGCGCTAATAAGTAGCCTGAACGTGTGATGTCACTAACATTGCCATCTAGTTCTTCCTTATTTGCAAAGGCAATCGCATGAACTAAACCGTCGATTTTATCGAATTTTTCTTGAATAATCGTAAAGGCTTGTGCGATTGATTCATCTGATGAAACATCACATTCAACAAGTAAGTCTGTTGGTTCAGCTAATTTTAATAATTGTTTTTTCATGCGCTCGTTTTGGTACGTGTAGATAATGTCAGCACCTTGCTCTTTCAATGCTTTGGCACATCCCCAAGCGATACTTCTCTTGTTTGCTACGCCCATTACGACGACTTTTTTATTTTTTAGAAACATATTGATTTTCCCCTTTTAAAATTATTTTAGTCTGTGAAAAGGTCTCACTTCTTAATAAAATCTAAATATCTAATTTTATTTAAGTTGACGGATAAAATTGCAACTGGTATTATCTGTTTGAGAATGCTAATAAAATTCTCTAACGGATACGACCCCCATACAGACATTTTATCGGATGTCTGAATTATTAACCAAAATACTTTGAAAGTCAAACTATTTTACTTAAATTTAAACAAAAAAAGTGTTGGTTAAGCAAGTTTTTTTTAATTTGAGTGTCAAAACAATAGCGGAGGTGCACGATGAAACGAGTTGTAATAACCGGAATGGGAGCTGTGACTCCTTTAGGAAATACGGTAAAAGAGTATTGGCAAAATCTAGTCAATGGAAAATTAGGAATCGCTAAAATTACGAAATTTGATTCAGAAGATACAGGTGTTGCACTTGCAGGTGAGGTAAAGAACTTTGACCCAAGTGAGGTTCTTGATCGTAAAGAACAAAAACGGATGGATCTATTTTCACAATACGGTATTGTGGCAGCGATGGAAGCTTGGAATATGAGCGGCTTAACGAAGGAAGAGATTGATCCAAAGCGTTTTGGTGTGATCGTAGGTAGTGGAATCGGTGGTATGACTACTCTGCAAGATCAAGTAAGAGTAATGGATAAAAAAGGACCTAAACGGGTAACACCGTTCTTTGTACCGATGGTAATCGCAAATATGGCATCAGGAAATATTTCCATCAAATTAGGTGCAAAAGGTCCCTCTCAAACGATCGTTACAGCTTGTACCTCAGCAACCAATGCCATTGGTGAAGCCTTCAGAACAATCAAATATGGCTTGGCTGATATGATGATCACTGGTGGAACAGAAGCGACGATTTGTGAAATCGGGATTGCTGGTTTTGCTGCGTTGAGTGCGTTGAATACAACAGATGATCCAACTAGAGCCTCGATTCCTTTTGATAAAGAAAGACACGGATTTGTGATGGGTGAGGGAGCTGGCATGTTGATGCTAGAAGAACTTGAACATGCTCAAAAACGTGGAGCAACCATTCTAGGTGAAATCGTTGGTTACGGTAGTAATTGCGATGCTAGTCATATGACAGCACCATTAAAAGATGGTAGCGGCGCTGCTGACGCAATTGAATTAGCTTTGGCAGAAGCGGCAATCGCGGCTTCTGAAATTGGTTATGTTAATGCACACGGAACAGCAACGCCAGCCAATGACGCGGCTGAAACGGCTGCTTTAAAACGAGTGTTTGGCAAACGTGCGTATGATATTCCAATTTCCAGCACTAAAAGTATGACAGGACACCTTTTAGGCGCTGGTGGAGGAATTGAAGCAATCGCATGTGTGAAGACGCTGCAAGAAGGTGTTGCGCATCCGACTGTCGGTTACCAAGTGGCCGATCCAGATTGCGATTTAGATTATATAACAGATGGCTCACGCAAAGTAGCTGCGGAATATGCAATCAGCAATTCATTTGGCTTTGGTGGTCATAATGGCGTTATTTGTATGAAGAAATGGGAGGAAAATTAACAATGACAAGATTAATGAATGCAACAGAAATTATGGAAATGATTCCAAACCGTTACCCAATTTGTTTTATCGACTATGTGGATGAAATTATTCCGGAGAAAAAAATCATTGCAACAAAAAACGTTACGATCAATGAAGAATTTTTCCAAGGCCATTTCCCTGGAAATCCTACAATGCCAGGTGTTCTAATTATTGAAGCATTAGCGCAAGTGGGTTCGATCTTGATTTTAAAAATGGAACAATTTAACGGCGAAACAGCCTATATTGGCGGTATTAACAAAGCAAAATTCCGTCAAAAAGTAGTGCCAGGTGATGTATTGAAATTACATTTTGAAATCGTGAAAATCAGAGATTATGTAGGAATTGGGAAAGCAACTGCTTACGTTGAAGATAAAAAAGTTTGTGAATGTGAATTAACGTTTATCGTAGGTAGATAAATAAAAAAAGAGCTGAGCCAGAAGTGTGTAATCCCGAGAAATAAGAAGTAATTCACGAAAATTGCCAAGAATCACAGTGAGTTTACGAACTGATGATGATTGGTATCTACTTGGTGTTCTTCAAATTTTTATGACCAGGCAGGTACTGTGCAACATCAACTCGTTCCTCGTTGTATTTTACAGCAATTCCGACTTATTTCCGAATGGATTGCTTCTGTTACTCCGTTTATTCGTATTTAGAGTGTGAAACAAAAGTGTTTTTTTACTTTTGTCCTACACTCTTTTTTTTATTTTAAAGATACAACTCATATAATTTCAACGCCAATTGTAATGTAAAAATATTTTTCTCCTGTCCCAAATCCACTGGCAGGGAAATGACGATTTTAGTAATGCCTGCTCCAGCGATGCTTAGCTATTTGATCGTTTGGTGTGTTATAGTTGCTTTGTTTTTAGGTGGAACCAAAGTCTTGGACAAATTCAGTAATAGGTCATCACCAATTGTATATGTTTTCATCATTGGAGCGGCTGTTTGGACGATTCAAATTGCTAGCGGTTTTGACCCGATTTTAGCTTATTAACCAGCGAATGCTACAATCAGTCCACTTGTTTTTCATTACTTGTGTGAGTACCTTTGTTTCAAACTGGGCAGGACCAATCGCAAATATTGGTGACTTTACTCAAAAGGCGAAAACACCGAAAGCGATGATCATCGAGTTACCATTAGGGTTTATCCTTTCTTATATTTTGTTTGGGTTACATGCGTAGGCTTGATTGTCGGGACTCAAATTGCTTTTGGAGAACCGATTTTTAATATTGTTAATGCCTTTGATAAAATCGATAATACCTTTGCGGTTTTTGTATTGATTCTAGCCTTGAATATGGGGATGCTGGCTTTCGTTTTATTTGGGAATTTATTCCCAGCAGGGTTGCAAATGTCTTCATTGTACAAAAAGAATCAGTTGGTATTAATTGATTTTAAAGTGGGGACTGAACAGACGTTTAAAAAGTCAGGACCACAGTCCATCACACCGTTTATTTGGATTATAAGTGATTGACTGGGTTGTAACTCGCAGAGTTATGACCCAGTTATTTTCGCTTCAAAAATTAGATTTTACATTATTTTTCCTCAAAATATAAATCTAAACTGTGTATTCTCTAGAATATCCGCTAGTAATCTGCTACAATGATTGAGAAGATTTTTTTTAAGAAACGCCTCTATCCTAAGAAGCGAAGCAACCTAGATATAGCGGCATTATACTAACGTTTCGATCAGAGTTGCTGGTCGGATCTTAAAGAATAGGAGAATAATAACATGATAGCAGTAAGTGATCTTAAAGCAGGCATGACTTTTGAACAAGACGGCAAATTAATCCGTGTAATGGAAGCAAGCCACCATAAACCAGGTAAAGGGAATACCGTTATGCGTATGAAATTAAAAGATGTTCGTACTGGGGCTACAACGGACACAACTATGCGTCCTGATGATAAAGTCAAAAAAGCTTTTATCGAAAGTAAACCTGTTCAATATCTTTACAGCCAAGATGATACAGCGAACTTTATGGACCTTGAAACGTACGAACAATATGAAATCCCAACTTCTGTGATCGAATATGAATTGAAATATCTTTTAGAAAACATGGAAGTAAAAATCCAATTTTACGGATCAGAAGTAATCGGAATCACGCTGCCTACTACGGTTGTTTTAAAAGTTAAAGAAACACAACCATCGATCAAAGGCGCAACAGTTTCAGGATCAGGTAAACCAGCTGTGATGGAAACAGGCTTAGTTGTCAACGTTCCTGACTTTATTGAAGTAGATGAAGCGTTAGAAATCAACACGCAAGAAGGTACGTATTTAAAACGTGCATCAAAATAAATGAAATAAGACGAGGTTGGGACAGAAGCGTTTAGGCCCGAGAACCAAGTAGCTACTGTGTAACATCAGCTCGTACCTCGCTGTGTTTTACAGCAATAAGCCAGCATCCACGAAAATTGTTCTTCTAATTTTTGTGGATGCTGGCTTATTGTTTCCGAAGCCTTCAAATCTTAGTGCGTTAGCGCTTAGAAAATAAAGGAAGCAAGGTACCTTTCAGACACCTTGTATTGTGTATCATCGAATCACTTCGTTCTTCGTGATTTACAACAATGTGATCGGAGCGTAGAGTAGTGGCTGCTTCTGCGTCCACCGTTTATTCGGGATTAGTGTTTAACAAAAAGGCACCCCATTTTTGTCCCAAACTCTTCTTTTTATCCTATTTTAACTGGCTGAAAGAAACCTTTCATCACTACTAAAGTCAGTTGACATGTTACAATGGAATATATGTTTTAGAGTAGAAAGGGAGAGAAATATGGTTTTTTTATTAACATTATGTCTTGTCTTACTATTTACTAAACTTGCTGGACATTTTTGTAATCGGGTAGGGATCCCTTCTGTGATTGGCGAATTACTGGTAGGGATTTTAATTGGACCAGCGTTGTTAGGTTGGATTAAACCAGATGATTTTATGCATTATTTTTCTGAAATTGGTGTTATTATTTTGATGTTTATTGCAGGCTTAGAAAGTGATCTGGAATTATTGAAAAAATATTGGCGGCCAGCACTAGCAGTTGCGCTTTTAGGAATCGTCTTTCCAGCTGTGATGGGCTTTGGTGTGGGGGAGATGTTTCAGTTTTCTGTACAGAATTCAATTTTCCTAGGCGTTTTGTTTAGTGCAACTTCTGTTAGTATTTCTGTTCAAGTATTAAAAGACCTGAAAAAAATAGATACCGAAGAAGGTGCAACCATCCTAGGTGCAGCAGTTGTCGATGATATTGTGGTCGTTTTGATTTTAGGTGTTATGTTGAGCTTGATGAATCGCTCTGCACCAGGTGAAGGCTTACCAATGTGGGAAGTGTTACTCTTAAAAGGCTTCTTCTTTGTTGTGATTTTTGCTGCTAGTAAGTGGTTGGTTCCTTGGTTATTGAATTTAAGTAAAAAGCTGATTACAATTGAGGCTGTATCGGCGGTTTCTTTAGTTATATGTTTAGGGTTTGCTTATTTTGCAGAAATGTTGGATATGGGCGCGATCATTGGCGCGTTCTTTGCAGGTGTGGCCATCGCACAGACGGATTACCGTAAAGCAGTTGATGAGAAATTAGAGACGATAGGCTACACTGTATTTATTCCAATGTTTTTTGTTTCGATTGGGTTGAATATGACTTTTGCAGGTATGTCAAAGCATTTTCTTTTTATTATCGTCTTAACCGTTGTAGCAGTCTTGTCTAAATTGTTAGGTGGTGCTTTAGGTGCACGTGCGACTGGCTTCAAAGGGGTTTCAACCTTGATCATTGGTTCGGGAATGGTATCTAGAGGGGAAATGGCATTGATCATTGCACAAGTTGGTCTAACGTCAAGTTTCCTTTCAGAAGAGTATTATTCTTCTGTGATCATTGTTATTATTGCCACAACGATCATTGCGCCTTTGTTGTTGAAAGCCACGATCATGAAACAAGAAAAACAACTTAATTACTAGAAAAAAACAGTTTCTGCCGAAACGCATTAAAAGCGACTTTGGCAGAAACTGTTTTATTTTAATGAATAGAACCCATTAATTTTTTAATTGGATTTTTACAAAAGAGTAGCAAGATACCCGCCACTACAGCGATGATCCCTATGATACCGAAATACGCTGATTCTGTTTGGGGAGTATAAAAACGTGCGATCTGAGCATTGATTGCTTGTGAAGCGGCATCGGCTAATAGCCAAATAGCAACTGTTTGCGATTCAAAAGCCTTAGGAGCAAGTTTTGTTGTAATTGATAGACCAACAGGAGAAATACACATCTCAGCTATGATCATAATAAAGAAGCTAAAGAACAACCATAACGGACTAACTCTGGTATTCGTCCCATATAACAATCCCGGAAACATCAACAATACGAAAGACAGACCCGCAAAAACTAAGCCAAATGAAAATTTAACCACAGTAGATGGTTGTCTTTTCCCTAATCGCGTCCATAACGTTACAAAAACAGGTGTTAGGATCACAACGAAAATTGGATTTAAAGATTGAAACCAACTTGGGGCGATGGAAAAGCCGAATAGGGTGTCATTCGTCCGTTCACTCGCAAATAATGCTAAAATTGAAGAGCCTTGTTCTTCTAATGACCAAAAAACGATACCAGCTAAAAATAAAGGGATGTAGCCAAGTACTCTTGGTTTTTCTTCTGCAGTAACATTCTTAGAAGTCAACATCTTGGTGAAATAATAAACTGGCAACAAGATCCCTAAAATACTAACACTGTTGATGAAAAACCCGATGGTCAAATGACCTAGTAAAAAGGCTCCACCAAAAAGAACGATAATAAAGAGAAGCGCAATCACTAATGAGCGAATAAACTTTTTTCGTTCCTCTGTTCCAATTGGGTTGGTTGGTTTTAAGCCAATACCTGCTAATGATTTTTTCCCTTGCAAGTAATACTGTAGTAAACCGAAAAACATCCCAAATGCAGCAACAGAAAAGCCGACATGATAATTATATGTTTGGCCTAATGTTCCGACAACTAAGGGTGATAACAACGCACCAATATTGATGCCCATATAAAAAATAGAAAAACCAGCATCACGACGTGTATCTGTTTTTGAATAAAGATGTCCCACCATACCAGAAACATTCGGTTTCAACATTCCAGTTCCAATCACAATCAAAAGAATCGAAAGAAATAATGCGCCAATTCCAAACGGTGTTGCTAAAACAATATGTCCGACCATGATGAATACTCCGCCGAAGAAAACCGTTTTTCTAGCACCCAATACCCGGTCAGAGATCCAACCACCAACAATACTGGACATAAAAACTAATGAGCCGTAAATCGACATGATGGCTAAAGCTGTTTCTTTCGGTAAGCCCAATCCGCCGTTTGCGACCGTATCATAGATATAATACAGTAAAATTGCTCGCATACCATAGTAACTAAATCTTTCCCACATCTCAGTAAAGAAGAGTGTAGACAATCCTTTGGGTTGCCCCAAGAACGACTTGTCTAACTGCTGCTCATCCATAAAAAATAACCTCAATTCTTTTTAATATTCAGAAAATTCATTTAACCTAGAATTTCTGAAAAAATATATACGATATATTGTAAACC
The DNA window shown above is from Enterococcus sp. 12C11_DIV0727 and carries:
- a CDS encoding PadR family transcriptional regulator; the encoded protein is MDSQLKKGLLEYCILAILKKSDSYGYQIIKDLSNVITISESTLYPILKRLETKEELETYSMEHNSRLRKYYRITDVGRDKIKSFIQEWDEVMQVYHFIEKGEQNE
- a CDS encoding DUF1700 domain-containing protein; protein product: MLYYDELIEDYLEDGASEAEAVSKLGKPSRIASKILEEAFEERSFQKKKLSPWMVVLLIIGFPLWGSILLTAILLILSAYIIIWCLPFTTGMFAVLGLGASIFSICASFFAIQDGVYIAVTQMGISIFVLGLALLSGLATLNLANHFIKASKRFSGKIFGLFEGRGLSL
- a CDS encoding acyltransferase family protein, with protein sequence MNKQVKEQAISNNGIDLIKYAAAILIICFHCERVIQDPMVHHLFKNVLCRIAVPFFFISSSYFVRRGQNGSSGYLKRYLQSSIKSYLFWSLIYLPIGFMWIQENYTLGPELYPVALLTGLLYTGTYYHLWCIPAMIFGMVIAHWLIKKTGYFPLFILTFILYLFGSLETYYGYINNEQLQLFFDQYLTIFITTRNGLFFALVFVAVGYFLWDYREKIARFHKQFKFLVVFTGLILVWEGLIVYANMGIDKNFMWSLIPFTAVFFCWSLTWQVKLKTDFKHLRELGKYYFFIHPLCILWTANLVNSYDFFANAWLQLIVTIVATHLLSSLVIIFNQQLPYYYFDLQLMLRVNRSYIQKLV
- the fabI gene encoding enoyl-ACP reductase FabI yields the protein MFLKNKKVVVMGVANKRSIAWGCAKALKEQGADIIYTYQNERMKKQLLKLAEPTDLLVECDVSSDESIAQAFTIIQEKFDKIDGLVHAIAFANKEELDGNVSDITRSGYLLAQDISSYSLLAVAHYAKPLLNPGSGIVTMTYLGSERAIPNYNMMGIAKASLETAVKYLAYEFAVDKIRVNGISAGAIKTLAVTGVKDYDQLIKLSEDRTPDKAGVTIEEVGNTCAFLVSELAAGIVGDIIYVDKGVHLT
- the fabF gene encoding beta-ketoacyl-ACP synthase II, translating into MKRVVITGMGAVTPLGNTVKEYWQNLVNGKLGIAKITKFDSEDTGVALAGEVKNFDPSEVLDRKEQKRMDLFSQYGIVAAMEAWNMSGLTKEEIDPKRFGVIVGSGIGGMTTLQDQVRVMDKKGPKRVTPFFVPMVIANMASGNISIKLGAKGPSQTIVTACTSATNAIGEAFRTIKYGLADMMITGGTEATICEIGIAGFAALSALNTTDDPTRASIPFDKERHGFVMGEGAGMLMLEELEHAQKRGATILGEIVGYGSNCDASHMTAPLKDGSGAADAIELALAEAAIAASEIGYVNAHGTATPANDAAETAALKRVFGKRAYDIPISSTKSMTGHLLGAGGGIEAIACVKTLQEGVAHPTVGYQVADPDCDLDYITDGSRKVAAEYAISNSFGFGGHNGVICMKKWEEN
- the fabZ gene encoding 3-hydroxyacyl-ACP dehydratase FabZ, whose amino-acid sequence is MTRLMNATEIMEMIPNRYPICFIDYVDEIIPEKKIIATKNVTINEEFFQGHFPGNPTMPGVLIIEALAQVGSILILKMEQFNGETAYIGGINKAKFRQKVVPGDVLKLHFEIVKIRDYVGIGKATAYVEDKKVCECELTFIVGR
- a CDS encoding cytosine permease, with translation MLQSVHLFFITCVSTFVSNWAGPIANIGDFTQKAKTPKAMIIELPLGFILSYILFGLHA
- the efp gene encoding elongation factor P, giving the protein MIAVSDLKAGMTFEQDGKLIRVMEASHHKPGKGNTVMRMKLKDVRTGATTDTTMRPDDKVKKAFIESKPVQYLYSQDDTANFMDLETYEQYEIPTSVIEYELKYLLENMEVKIQFYGSEVIGITLPTTVVLKVKETQPSIKGATVSGSGKPAVMETGLVVNVPDFIEVDEALEINTQEGTYLKRASK
- a CDS encoding cation:proton antiporter; the encoded protein is MVFLLTLCLVLLFTKLAGHFCNRVGIPSVIGELLVGILIGPALLGWIKPDDFMHYFSEIGVIILMFIAGLESDLELLKKYWRPALAVALLGIVFPAVMGFGVGEMFQFSVQNSIFLGVLFSATSVSISVQVLKDLKKIDTEEGATILGAAVVDDIVVVLILGVMLSLMNRSAPGEGLPMWEVLLLKGFFFVVIFAASKWLVPWLLNLSKKLITIEAVSAVSLVICLGFAYFAEMLDMGAIIGAFFAGVAIAQTDYRKAVDEKLETIGYTVFIPMFFVSIGLNMTFAGMSKHFLFIIVLTVVAVLSKLLGGALGARATGFKGVSTLIIGSGMVSRGEMALIIAQVGLTSSFLSEEYYSSVIIVIIATTIIAPLLLKATIMKQEKQLNY
- a CDS encoding peptide MFS transporter, producing MDEQQLDKSFLGQPKGLSTLFFTEMWERFSYYGMRAILLYYIYDTVANGGLGLPKETALAIMSIYGSLVFMSSIVGGWISDRVLGARKTVFFGGVFIMVGHIVLATPFGIGALFLSILLIVIGTGMLKPNVSGMVGHLYSKTDTRRDAGFSIFYMGINIGALLSPLVVGTLGQTYNYHVGFSVAAFGMFFGLLQYYLQGKKSLAGIGLKPTNPIGTEERKKFIRSLVIALLFIIVLFGGAFLLGHLTIGFFINSVSILGILLPVYYFTKMLTSKNVTAEEKPRVLGYIPLFLAGIVFWSLEEQGSSILALFASERTNDTLFGFSIAPSWFQSLNPIFVVILTPVFVTLWTRLGKRQPSTVVKFSFGLVFAGLSFVLLMFPGLLYGTNTRVSPLWLFFSFFIMIIAEMCISPVGLSITTKLAPKAFESQTVAIWLLADAASQAINAQIARFYTPQTESAYFGIIGIIAVVAGILLLFCKNPIKKLMGSIH